In one window of Camelina sativa cultivar DH55 chromosome 15, Cs, whole genome shotgun sequence DNA:
- the LOC104748250 gene encoding pectinesterase inhibitor-like, whose amino-acid sequence MNNFTKLFAIFLVFIQIAFSQAIQSNPVSIAAQQLCKKTRYQALCISTLSLDPRSKTSSVQEFAGIAVDATTKKVKEMQQYLISVLRKIRLREDFERYGTCIEEYGAAIDRFLPAVVAALKAKKYSVAMSQMNEVVSKPGYCEDQFAGKSPLTGRNKAVHDIADMTTDIIKTISTN is encoded by the exons atgaataatttcaCAAAactttttgctatttttctcGTGTTTATCCAAATAGCCTTCTCTCAAGCAATTCAGTCTAATCCGGTATCTATCGCTGCACAGCAACTCTGCAAAAAAACCCGTTATCAAGCACTATGCATCTCTACTCTAAGTCTTGATCCTAGAAGCAAAACCTCAAGTGTCCAAG AATTTGCGGGGATTGCTGTCGATGCGACGACAAAGAAAGTCAAGGAAATGCAACAATATCTTATCTCCGTCCTAAGAAAAATCCGTCTCCGTGAAGACTTTGAGAGATACGGAACTTGCATTGAGGAGTACGGTGCAGCCATTGATAGGTTTTTACCTGCGGTGGTGGCTGCTCTAAAGGCAAAAAAATATTCTGTAGCTATGTCTCAAATGAACGAAGTTGTGTCGAAGCCGGGTTATTGTGAGGATCAGTTCGCCGGGAAATCGCCTTTGACCGGACGTAACAAAGCCGTCCATGATATCGCTGATATGACTACCGATATTATCAAAACGATATCTActaattaa
- the LOC104746056 gene encoding nucleolin-like, with amino-acid sequence MAPVKDDKENKAEQPVIQVLSDDNDDSEVEETKDGGEKVTADDDEDNEAEDEDDDDDDDDDEEDDDDDDDDEEEEEEDLGTEYLVRPVVEIEDEDDASDFEPEENVVEEDVDEEIEEDDVDEDISLSAGKSEPLPKRKRVAKDQSVELGDVTGDDIRPSKR; translated from the exons ATGGCGCCTGTTAAAGATGATAAGGAAAACAAGGCGGAGCAACCTGTGATTCAGGTTCTGAGCGACGACAACGACGACAGCGAAGTGGAGGAAACCAAAGACGGAGGTGAAAAAGTAACCGCAGACGACGATGAAGACAATGAAGCtgaagacgaagacgatgatgatgacgacgatgatgatgaggaagacgacgacgatgacgatgacgatgaagaagag gaggaggaggatcttggGACAGAGTACTTAGTGAGGCCAGTTGTTGAGATTGAAGATGAGGATGACGCAAGTGATTTTGAGCCTGAGGAGAATGTCGTGGAAGAGGACGttgatgaagagattgaagaagatgatgttgatgaggACATCAGCTTGAGTGCTGGCAAATCTGAGCCTCTGCCCAAGAGGAAGAGGGTTGCTAAGGACCAGAGTGTTGAGCTAGGAGATGTGACTGGTGATGACATTAGGCCTTCTAAACGTTAG
- the LOC104746057 gene encoding nucleolar transcription factor 1-B, with amino-acid sequence MESLLHASSSLVSLRPRIDGRDSFINPSRVVCLNPSLGRRGSKPLSLVVAAKKKKSKKDDNHGFSAKPDEATGPFPESILLKEKKIDEEGALLPEFADAEEKELYEFLDLQLQSDLNEERMRHYEVVYLIHEKHAEEVESINQKVQEFLKEKKGKVWRFSDWGMRRLAYKIQKAENAHYILMNFEIEAKYLNEFKGLLDSDERVIRHLVMKRDEAITEDCPPPPEFHSVRSGNEFYDEDDEEEEFEEGEDEGDDEVDGEEDGDNIEYEVDDDGNVVMVLYEDEEGEEEEEGASEPEEGQDKSKNGRRETRRTVNVGG; translated from the exons ATGGAGTCACTCCTGCACGCGTCTTCGTCTCTAGTGTCTCTCAGACCCAGAATCGACGGTCGAGATTCATTCATTAACCCGTCGCGCGTCGTGTGTCTTAACCCTAGTCTCGGCCGCAGAGGATCTAAACCTCTTTCTTTGGTGGTagcggcgaagaagaagaaaagcaagaaagATGACAATCATGGCTTTTCAGCTAAACCTGACGAAGCCACTGGTCCTTTCCCTGAATCTATTCTTCTCAAAGAG aagaagatagatgaAGAAGGTGCCTTACTTCCCGAGTTTGCTGATGCTGAAGAAA AGGAGCTATATGAGTTTTTGGATCTTCAGCTTCAGAGTGACTTGAATGAGGAAAGGa TGAGGCACTATGAGGTGGTTTACTTGATCCATGAAAAACATGCTGAGGAGGTTGAAAGCATCAACCAAAAAGTCCAAG AATttctgaaggagaagaaggggaAAGTTTGGAGGTTTAGTGATTGGGGAATGCGTAGACTGGCATACAAAATACAGAAGGCAGAGAATGCTCACTATATATTGATGAACTTTGAGATAGAGGCGAAATACTTGAACGAATTCAAGGGATTGTTAGATAGTGATGAGAGGGTGATTAGGCATCTCGTGATGAAACGTGATGAGGCCATCACCGAAGACTGTCCTCCACCTCCTGAGTTTCACTCTGTTCGTTCTGGTAATGAATtttatgatgaagatgatgaagaggaagagtttgaagaaggtgaagatgaaggtgatgatgaagtaGACGGGGAAGAAGATGGTGATAATATCGAGTACGAAGTAGATGATGATGGTAATGTTGTTATGGTTTtgtatgaagatgaagaaggagaggaagaagaagaaggggctAGTGAACCAGAAGAAGGACAGGACAAGTCAAAAAACGGCAGAAGAGAAACCCGGAGAACAGTTAACGTAGGAGGATAG
- the LOC104748251 gene encoding serine carboxypeptidase-like 33 → MNLTLPMKKQNFLLIISLLILLSLRHQDYHIEAQNSDKVVNLPEQPSSPKVSHFSGYVNVNQENTRSLFFWFFEALSESPSTRPLVLWLNGGPGCSSIGYGAASELGPFRVVENGTSLSFNQYSWVQEANMLFLESPVGVGFSYTNSSSDLDNLNDAFVAEDAYNFMVAWFARYPQYKSRDFFIAGESYAGHYAPQLAEIIYDRNKIKPKDSFINLKGFICNVNPMRPTFSWEKRTLSLIVDPLVRWYEGYDPCYSNYAEKYFNRVDVQSSLHAITRNVPRWKVCNDSILQTYHFTVSSMLPTYSKLIKAGLKIWVYSGDADGRVPVIGSRYCVEALGLSVKSDWRSWFHNHQVGGRITEYEGGLTFVTVRGAGHLVPLNKPEEALALFRSFLNGQELPSRP, encoded by the exons ATGAATTTGACTCTTccaatgaaaaaacaaaattttctgcTGATCATCTCATTGTTGATATTATTATCATTACGTCATCAAGATTATCACATTGAAGCACAAAATTCAGACAAAGTAGTTAACCTTCCTGAACAACCATCGAGTCCAAAGGTCTCTCATTTCTCAGGTTATGTCAACGTCAATCAAGAAAATACACGTTCACTCTTCTTTTGGTTCTTCGAAGCCTTGTCTGAATCTCCTTCAACAAGACCGTTAGTTCTCTGGCTTAATGGAG GTCCAGGATGTTCATCTATTGGATATGGAGCAGCATCTGAATTAGGACCTTTTCGTGTTGTTGAAAATGGGACAAGCCTTAGTTTCAATCAATACTCTTGGGTCCAAG AAGCGAATATGTTGTTTTTAGAATCACCAGTTGGAGTAGGGTTTTCGTACACGAACTCATCTTCCGATTTGGACAACCTCAACGACGCTTTCGTTG CGGAAGATGCATACAACTTCATGGTTGCTTGGTTTGCAAGGTATCCCCAATATAAGTCTCGTGATTTCTTCATAGCTGGTGAAAGCTATGCCG GTCATTACGCACCTCAGCTAGCCGAGATTATATACGATCGGAACAAAATTAAGCCAAAGGACTCCTTCATTAATCTCAAAGGCTTCATA TGTAACGTAAATCCAATGCGACCGACTTTTTCTTGGGAAAAAAGAACTCTTTCTTTGATTGTGGATCCCTT AGTGAGATGGTACGAAGGATACGATCCTTGTTACTCTAATTACGctgaaaaatatttcaataggGTCGATGTTCAATCGTCTCTTCATGCCATTACACGAAATGTACCAAGATGGAAAGTTTGCAA TGATTCAATATTGCAAACGTACCATTTTACAGTCTCCTCAATGTTGCCTACATACAGTAAGCTCATCAAAGCTGGCCTCAAGATATGGGTTTATAG TGGAGATGCGGACGGGAGAGTGCCGGTGATCGGGAGTAGGTATTGTGTTGAAGCTTTAGGGCTTTCCGTTAAATCCGATTGGCGTTCTTGGTTCCACAATCATCAG GTGGGAGGGAGGATAACGGAGTACGAAGGAGGGTTAACGTTCGTAACGGTAAGAGGAGCTGGACACTTGGTTCCTCTCAATAAACCTGAAGAAGCTCTCGCTCTTTTCCGGTCCTTCCTTAACGGCCAGGAACTTCCCTCACGCCCCTAG
- the LOC104748252 gene encoding gibberellin 2-beta-dioxygenase 4-like gives MVKESQKIVAVDQDIPVIDMSLERSRVSMQIVKACETIGFFKVVNHAVDPDVTSRMEQESINFFAKPVLEKKSVFGYGLKDIGLKGDVGEVEYLLFHTNPLVLSQLSFGNESTKFGVSMNK, from the exons ATGGTGAAGGAGTCCCAGAAAATCGTGGCCGTAGATCAAGACATACCCGTGATAGACATGTCCTTGGAGAGGTCACGAGTGTCCATGCAGATAGTCAAAGCTTGCGAGACCATTGGCTTCTTCAAAGTTGTCAACCACGCCGTTGACCCGGACGTTACCTCCCGGATGGAGCAAGAGTCCATAAACTTCTTCGCTAAACCGGTTCTCGAGAAGAAATCGGTCTTCGGTTATGGATTGAAGGACATTGGGCTCAAGGGTGATGTTGGAGAGGTCGAGTATTTGCTCTTTCACACTAATCCTCTCGTACTTTCTCAGTTATCCTTTGGTAACGAATCTACCAAGTTCGG TGTGTCTATGAACAAGtga